The Pontiella desulfatans sequence GCTGGCTTTGCAGGTGCGCACGGCGTAGTGGAGAACGCGGGCAAGCAGGCTGGTCATGTCCACGCTGTCGGAGTCGGCGAAAACCTCTCCAACGTTATGCACGAAGCCGAGCGCGGCCTCTTTTTCCTGTAGCAGAATGTCGCGTTCGCGGCGCAACTTGATTCGACGGCGATAGCTGATGTAGAGCAAGGCACCGAAAATCGACGGGAGCAACAGGTCGAGAAAGATGGTTAACCAGAGTAGAAAACCATGCATGGGTTCGCCTACTCGTGGCTGAGGTTGCGGACATCGTCCTGGAGGAATTCGAGGACGGACTTGAATTTGTTGAAGTTGTCGGGATTGATGTCGACGAGTGTTTCGTGGGCTTCGAGTGTGGTTTTGGCGGATTCGAGCTTGTTGGCAAAGTCGGGTTCGAGGGTCTGGGCTCCGGTGGCTTCGTGGGTCATCACGGCGCGCTCTTCGGAGGTGGCCGACATGGAGAAGTCCACCACGCGATCGACCCCGAGCGTAACGAGAAGCTTCTTGTTCTTGTCGGATAGGTTGATGAGCTTGAAGCTGTAGTCCGGCTTGCTTTTGATGAGGCACGCCAGCCCGGCCACGACGCCCATGAACGTGCTGTCCATTCCGGTGCAGTCCGACATATCGATCCAGATGCGGCTGGCCGTTTTTTGGTCGATGACCTGGTGGATGAACTGCTTCATAGGCGGGCTGACCTTGAAAGACCCTCGTCCTTCAACGCGAATGACCGCAGTCTGGTCAATATATGCCGCCGTTAGGTTGTCGTTGTTGCCCGAACCCATTATTTCTTGAACCCCTCGAGATTTCTCCGAACCGCCTTGGATAGTAGCACCGCCCGAATTGAGTTCAACGTGAATAGTTAGGAAAAAGCAGGGGAATGCCCTATTGCGCAGGTTGGACGATGACCACGCATTCGCCCTTGACGGTACGGCCTTCATAGCGGGCGAGGATTTCCGCCGGGCGGCCCGTTGAGAGCTCTTCGAACTTCTTGGTCAGTTCGCGGCCGACAAACACGGTTCGGTCGCTACCGAGGTGTTGTTCGATCTCGCCGAGCAGCTTAAGCATGCGGTAGGGCGATTCGTAGAAGACCACCGGGAGGTCGGCTTCCTTCCATTTTTCCAGATCCCGTTTGCGTCCGCCGCTTTTGTGGGGCAGGAAGCCGGCAAAGATGAATCCCTTTTCACCGAAGCCACTGAGTGCCACGGCGGTCGTGACCGCCGCCGGGCCCGGCACCGAGGTGATCGGTATGCCGGCTTCGTGGCAGAGGAGGACAACCCGCGAGCCTGGGTCGGAAATGCACGGCATGCCGGAATCGGTGACCATGGCCACCGCCTGCCCCTGCTGGATGCGGTCGATGATCTGTTCCGCCCGCTGTTTTTCGTTGAACTTGTGGCAGCTCATCAGGTGGGTGTTGATTTCATAGCGCTCCGTCAGCCGCCGCGTATGGCGGGTGTCCTCGGCCACGATCAGGTCGGCTTCCCTCAGGGTTTCCAGCGCCCGGAAGGAGAGATCGCCCAGGTTCCCGATCGGTGTGCCGACAATGTATAGTCCTGAATCCATGGCGCGGACAGTAGGGGATTGTTCCGGTACCGCCAACCTGAATCGTTGCGAACAGGCTTGCAAGGGCCTTTCTTTGCCGACACCATTTCCCGATGCTTTCCGACCAACAGAGAAAAAGGGCGTTCAACATCATTATCGTGACCCAATGCCTGGGCATGCTAACTTCGGCGTTTTTCCAGAATGGGTTTTTTCTGAACTATTTCACCAAGCTCGGCATCTCCAGCGCGGCCATCGCGTTCCTGTTTGCGCTTCCTCCCCTGGTGGGTGCGTTCCTGATGCTGCCCTTTGCCTTTCTCGCCGACCGGAAAGGAATCATGAAGCAGGCGCTGGCCGGGCAGGTGATGGTGGTGGGAAGCATGTTGCTGATGATGGGCGCGGGTTGGGGGAATGCCCGGTGGGCCATGGGGCTCGTCGTAGCCGCGATTTTGCTCTTTTCATTGGGGGGCAGCATGCAGGGTGCGAGCTGGTTCGCGCTTTTGAACCCGATCGTCCCCAAGGAGATCCGCGGTCGTTTTTTCGGGCGGCTGCGCGTCACGTTCCAGATGGTGACCATCCTGTTTTCGCTGTTGATCACCCGGGCACTGGGGATCTCCGATGCCATGGTCACGTTCCAAATCGTTATCGGGTTTGTACTCGTGGCGCATGTGATCCGTTATTTCACCTATGCCCGGATCCCGGAGTTGGAAAAGGCGCACTCCAATGGCCGGGCGCGGCATTCGTTCCGGCAGGCGCTCGCCTCCGTGTTGCAGGTTCCCGGCTTTGGCCAGTTCAACAGCTATATCCTGCTCATTACGCTGTTCACCGCCGGCGTGCCCATCGTCTTCGGCCTGATGCAGAAGGATGTCTTTGGCTTTACGCCCGCACAGATCACGCTGATGGGCACCCTGTTCCTGGCGGGGAGCGTGGCCGGCAACTTGCTCGGCGGTTGGCTGGTGGATCGCGTCGGGACGCGGATCGTGTTCCTGATCTCCCATGTTTCCTATGCGGTCGTCATTCTCGGCATGCTGGCGCGCCATTGGATGCCGTGGCCGCTGGTGGTGCACGTGGGATTGTGCGCGTTCCTCTTCAATATGCTGGAGGCAACAAAGGGCATCGCCGTCACGTCCGAGATGCTGGGGCTGATCCCTTCCGCCAACAAATCGCTCTCCACGGCCGTCAGCATGACGCTCTTCAGTTTCGGGGTGGCGGCATCCGGCATGTTTGTGTCGCGCTCCATCAGCTGGAACATCCTCTCGCCGCAATGGCACATGCTGGGCCGCGAATTCACGGCATACGACTCCCTCCTGCTTGGCTTTGCCACCATGATCCTGCTGATGCTCGCCTCCATTGGCCTCGTGCCGAAAATCGTGAAAAAGGCGCAATTGATGCCCGGTAGCGGATATCCCCGCATTTGATCCAGGAAAATGTTGCTAAATCGCCCGCGCGGGGTTATATAGTCCTCTGAGAGGTAAAGGGTTATGAAAAGACATGGCATAGATGAAGAAGTCATTGTCCACCCGGTTGACGGAATGCAACTTTCCGAAGGCTACATCCGCGGGGATGAGGCCACCTGCTTCAAGGGCTGCCTGCCCGGTATGGAGCCGGAAGCGGGCGACACGCTCGACGAAGTGCTCGCTCGGCTAGAACGGAAAGCCAAGGCTTTCTATGGCGATGATGTGATTGTGGAAATCGCTCCGCACGCTGTTGCCTAAGTTCCGCAACCATTCGAGATGACACGTTCGCAGCGCGGTGTTACCGCGCCGGAGCATTCCTGCACACTTTTAAAATTCGCGTTTATTTGCATTCATGCGCGATTCCAATCCATGGTAATGCTTTTCACGGTTGAAAAAGGAATCTTTGAATGACGCTTGAGGAATTTGGCTACAGTGCATGGTTTTCTGAACAGATCGATCCGGAGACGGAAGCGGATCTGGCCGTCGCGCGCGTCACGGCCATCCACAAGGGCGAATGCGAGGTCTCCAACGGAGAAGAGACCAACGCCGCCAAAATGACCGGCCGGATGCGCCATCAGGCCACGTCCAAGCTCGACTATCCCACCGTTGGCGACTGGGTGCTGGTGAAGGATTTCGAAGACGAGGAGCGCATTGCCCGGATAACCCGCGTGCTCGGGCGCCAGTCGGAGCTCAAGCGCAAGAGCTCCGGACGCACCACCCGCTACCAGCTGATCGCCGCCAACATCGACACCGCCTTCATTATGCAAACCCTCGGGCCGGGCTATAACCTCAAGCGGCTCGAGCGCTATTTGGTGATGGTTAACGAAAGCGGCATCGAACCGGTTGTGCTGTTGAGCAAGACCGACCTGCTCAAGCCGGAGGAGCTTGCGGTCAAGATGGCCGAGGTCGAGGAACGCATGCCCGGCATCCGGGTATTGCCGTTCAGCAATGTCGACCAGGCTGGCCTGGAAGAGGTCACCGCGCTCTTTGAACCGGAAAAAACCTACTGCGTCATCGGCACCTCCGGCGTTGGGAAAACCACCTTGCTCAACAGCATTCTCGGGGAAGAGGATTTCCTGTTCACGCTGCCCGTCCGCGAATCCGATGGCAAGGGTGTGCACTCGACCACCTGGCGGGAGCTCATCACGCTCGGCAACGGCGCGCACGTCGTCGATACCCCCGGCATGCGCGAGCTCGGCAACCTGGATGTGAACGACGGAATCGAGGAAACCTTCGACGACATCATGGCGCTCGCGGGAGCCTGCAAGTTCAACGACTGTTCCCATGTACAAACCAAGGGGTGCGCCGTCATCGCCGCCGTCGAGCGCGGCGAGGTATCCGAGGCGCGATACAACAACTATGTGCGCCTCATGAAAGAGGCCGCCTTCCACGAACAGTCGGCGCTCGACAAGCGCGACCACGACAAGAAACTCAGCCGCTTCTACCGCTCGGTCATGGTCGAAAAGAAAAAGAATTCGGGAAAGTATTGAGTGGAGATGGAATATGTATTCGAAACGCAAATGATGGTGCGCGACTACGAGTGCGACCTGCAAGGCATCGTCAACAACGCCGTCTACCAAAACTATCTCGAACACGCCCGCCACGAATTCCTCCATTCCGTCGGCATCGATTTCGCCCAGCTCTGCGCCGACGGCATCGATGCCGTCGTGACCCGGATCGGGATCGACTACAAGTTCCCGCTCCGTCCTCGCGATGCCTTCGTCGTTAAGGTCGGCATGCACAAGCAAGGCAGGGTTCGCTTCGTCTTCGATCAGGCGATCTACCGCACATCCGACGAAAAGCTGATCATCGAGGCCCAGGTGACGGGCGTCCTCACCCGCAAGGGCCGCCCCATCGCCCCCGATCTGTTCGATGCGGTTTTCGCGGCCAAAGGCTGGGAATTCTAACGGGATTACCCGCATTTGGAAACCCGTAGCCCCGACCCGCATTAATTCGGCCAAATTGCCTGAATTGCTTGTTGAACGCCTATTTAGACGCGCTGAGGGGTTGACTTGAATCGACTCCCTAGGCAAATTACCCCGCTATTTTATCTGAACCCCATATCGAGGTTTTTTTATGAACGAAAAAACGACCCCTTATAAGGAAGAGAAGCTGAACATGTTCGGGATGCCCGAAGGGCAGGGCATGTACCGCGCAGACTACGAGCACACCAGCTGCGGAATCGGCTTCGTCGCCAACCTGAAAGGCCGCAAAAAACACGCGGTCATCACCGATGCCTTGGACATGCTCGAGCGCATGGAGCACCGTGGCGGCACCGGCTTCGACATCAAGTCGGGCGACGGCGCCGGCATCCTGTTCCAGATCCCCCACGAACTTTTCATGGAAGAGTGCCCGAAGCAGGGCATCAAGCTCCCCGCATTCGGTGAATACGGCGTTGGCATGACCTTCTTCCCGAAGGACGAGCGCCAGCAGGCCGAGTGCAAGGACATCATCGAACGCAACCTCAAAAAAACGGAACTGCCCTTGCTCGGCTACCGCATCGTGCCGGTCGACAACTCCGATCTCGGTCGCGATTCCGCCGAGACCGAGCCCAGCGTCCAGCAGATCTTCATCGGCAAGCCCGAGGGCATGTCCGCCGAGGAATTCGACCGCAAGTTGTTCGTTTTCCGCAAATACACCGAGCGCGTGGCCAACGAAACCGTGGCCGGCATCAGCCCGGCCGGACTCAACATTATTTCCTGCTCCTACAAGACCATCAACTACAAGGGGCAGCTCGTCACCGCCCAGGTGCCGCGCTACTTCCTCGACCTGCAGAACGAGTCCGCCGTCTCCGCGATCGCCCTCGTGCACTCGCGCTTCTCCACCAACACCTTCCCCTCGTGGAAGCTCGCGCAGCCCTTCCGCTACATCGCGCACAACGGCGAAATCAACACCAACAAGGGCAACATCAACTGGATGCGCGCTCGCGAAATCCTGCTCGAATGCACCGCCTTTTCGAAGGAAGAGCTCGAGATGATCTTCCCGATCTGCGACGTCAAGGCATCCGACTCCGCCAACCTCGACATGGCCATCGAAATGCTCGTGCTTTCCGGCCGTTCCCTGCCGCATGTGCTGATGATGCTCATTCCGGAAGCCTGGCAGAACGACAAGGACATGGACCCCGCCAAGCGCGCGTTCTACGAATTCTATTCCGCCATGATGGAGCCGTGGGACGGCCCCGCCTCCGTCTGTTTCACCGACGGCGTGCTCGTTGGCGCCACCCTCGACCGCAACGGCCTGCGCCCCTCGCGCTACTGCGTGACCGACGACGACATGCTGATCATGGCCTCCGAAACCGGCTGCATCGACGTGGACCACACCAAGGTGAAAATCCGCGGCCGCCTCCAGCCCGGCAAGATGTTCGTGGCCGACCTCGAGCAGGGCCGCATCATCTCCGACGAGGAGCTCAAGGCCGACCTTTGCTCGCGCCAGCCCTACCAGAACTGGATCAACCAGACCATGGTGCACCTCAAGGAGCTGCCGTCGCCCGCCGACTTCGAACTCAAGACGCCCGATGCGCAGACGCTGTTCAAGCGCCAGCAGACCTACGGGTTCTCCTACGAGGACATCAAGGAAATCATCCAGCCGATGGCCACCGGCGGCAAGGAGCCGCTCGGCTCCATGGGCGCCGACAATCCGCTCGCGGTGCTTTCCGACCGTCCCGTCCAGCTGTCGCACTATTTCAAGCAGCTCTTCGCGCAGGTCACCAACCCGCCGATCGACCCGATCCGCGAACGCATCGTGATGGACCTGCGCACCTATGTCGGCGGGTTCAAGAACATCCTGACCGAGTCGCCGGAACACTGCCGCCGGATCGCGATCCCGCAGCCCGTGCTGACCAACGAGGATCTCGCCAAGCTCATCCACGTCGATACGAACCACTTCCAGACCAAGCGCCTGGATATCGTGTTCCCGGCCAACGGGAAACCCGGCGTGCTCGAGCATACCCTCGACCGCGTCTGCCGCTATGCCGAAGACGCGATCGATGAAGGCTACTCCATCATCCTGCTTTCCGACTTCGCCTGCGATTCCGACCACGCGCCGATCCCCTCCGTGCTGGCCGCCGCCGCGGTCCACCACTACCTCATCCGCGCCGGTAAGCGCGGCAAGGCCGACCTCATCCTCGAAGTCGGCGATGTGCGCGAAGTGCACCACTTCGCCACCGTGCTCGGCTTCGGCGCTTCGGCCATCAACCCCTACATGGCGCTCGATACCATCCGCAACATGGAGAAGGAAGACCTGCTCAACGGCCTCGGTTCCGATGTGGCCATCCAGAACTACATCAAGTCCATCAATGGCGGCCTGCTGAAGATTTTCTCCAAGATGGGCATCTCGACCCTCGCCTCCTACCAGGGCGCGCAGATTTTCGAGATCGTCGGCATCAACTCCGCCGTGGTGGAAAAATACTTCACCGGAACCGTCAGCCGCATCGAAGGCCTCAGCCTCGACGACATTGCGAAGGAAACCCTGCTCAAGCACCGCAAGGGGTTCCCGACCCGCGGCGGCGCGCAGAAGGTGCTCGACCCAGGCGGCGACTATTTCTGGCGCAAGGACGGCGAACGCCACCTGTTCAACCCGACCACCATTCGCCTGCTGCAGGAATGCACGCGCGACAACGACTACGCCAAGTATAAGGAATACTGCAAAACGGTCGACGACCAGAACGAAGCGGCCTTCACGCTGCGCGGCCTCATGGACTTCAATTCCGACCGACCGTCCATTTCGCTCGACGAAGTCGAACCCGCGAAAAACATCCTGAAGCGTTTCGCCACCGGCGCGATGTCGTTCGGTTCCATCTCCTGGGAAGCGCATACCACGCTGGCCATCGCGATGAACCGCATCGGTTCCCGCTCCAACTCCGGCGAAGGCGGCGAAGATCCGGTGCGCTACCACAAGCTGCCGAACGGCGACGACATGTGCTCCGCCACCAAGCAGATTGCCTCCGGACGTTTCGGCGTGAACAGCTACTACCTCTCCAAGGCCTCCGAACTGCAGATCAAGATGGCGCAGGGCGCGAAGCCGGGCGAGGGCGGCCACCTTCCGGGCCACAAGGTGAACGGCTGGATCGGCCGCACCCGCGGTTCCACCCCGGGCGTGGGCCTCATCTCCCCGCCGCCGCACCACGACATCTATTCGATCGAAGACCTGGCGCAGCTGATCTACGACCTGAAGAACTCCAATCGCGATGCCCGGGTCAACGTCAAGCTCGTCTCTGAGGCGGGCGTCGGCACCGTTGCCGCGGGGGTCTGCAAGGCGAAGGCCGATGCCGTGCTGATTGCCGGCTACGACGGCGGAACGGGCGCATCGCCGCTCAGCTCCATCAAGCACGCCGGCCTGCCGTGGGAGCTCGGCCTTTCCGAAACCCACCAGACGCTGGTCCGCAACCGCCTGCGCAACCGCATCGTGGTTCAGGCCGACGGCCAGATGAAAACCTCGCGCGACCTCGCCATTGCCACCCTGCTTGGCGCGGAAGAGTGGGGCGTGGCAACGGCCGCACTCGTGGTGCAGGGCTGCATCATGATGCGCAAGTGCCACTCCAACACCTGCCCGGTCGGCATTGCCACCCAGCGCGGCGAGCTGCGCGAAAAGTTCGATGGCAACCCGGACCACGTGGTCAACTTCTTCGAGTTCCTCGTCGATGGCCTCCGCGAAATCATGGCCGAGCTCGGCTTCAAGACCATCGACGAAATGGTCGGGCAGTCGCAGTGCCTGAAGTTCCGCGACAACATCGACCACTGGAAATACAAGAACCTCGACCTCTCGCCGATCCTCCACAAGGAAACCATCGGCGCGGACGAGGGCGGCACGTTCCATAGCAAGGACCAGAACCACATGCTCGAAAGCGTGATCGACTGGAAACTGATCGATGCCGCCAAGGCCGCCATCGAAAACGGCGAAAAGGTTTCGGCGGAGTTCGACGTCATCAATACCGACCGCGCGGTCGGAACGATCCTTTCGAACGAGCTGACCAAGGCCACCGAAGGCAAAGGCCTGCCGGACGGAACCATCCAGTTCAAGCTCACCGGTTCCATCGGCCAGTCCATGGGCGCATTCATGTGCAACGGCATCGAGCTCGAACTCGAAGGCGATGCCAACGACTATGTCGGCAAGGGTCTCTCCGGCGGCCACCTCGCGATCTATCCGAGCAAGGGCGCCCAGTTCGTGGCCGAAAACAACATCCTCGTCGGCAACGTTTGCTTCTACGGCGCGACCGGCGGCAAGGCCTACATCCGCGGCGTGGCGGGCGAGCGCTTCTGCGTGCGCAACTCCGGGGCGGAAGTGGTGGTTGAAGGCATCGGCGACCACGGTTGCGAATACATGACCGGCGGCAAGGCGACCATCCTCGGCAAGACCGGCCGCAACTTCGGCGCGGGCATGTCGGGCGGCATCGCCTTTGTGTACGACGCGGACGGCGACTTTGCCGAGAAGTGCAACATGGAAATGATCGAACTCGAAAAGGTCCACGCCAAAAAGGACATCGCCGACCTCAAGTCGATGGTCGAAACCCACCAGCTCAAGACCGGATCCACCGTTGCGGCCGGCCTGCTGGAAAAGTGGGACGAGTCGCTCGCCAAGTTCGTGAAGGTGATTCCGACCGACTACAAGCGCATGCTCAGCTATATCGAGCAGGCGCGCGATACCGGCGAGTTTGAAACCGAAGAACAGATAATCGATGCGGCGTTCGATATGCACATCGCGGCCCTCAACGCCTAATGGATTGGTAAGGAGATTTAGTCATGGGAAAACCAACTGGATTTTTGGAATTTGTAAGGACTACCAACCCGATGCGCCCCGAAGAGGAGCGCGTTAAGGATTGGGACGAAGTCTACATCCTGCGCGACGAGCAGACCTGCCGCGAGCAGGGTGCGCGCTGCATGGATTGCGGCGTTCCGTTCTGCCACCGCGGCGAGATGATGGAGGGCGGCGCAAGCGGCTGCCCCATCAACAACCTCATTCCCGAGTGGAACGACCTCGTCTTCCGCAACCGCTGGAAGGAGGCGCTCGACCGCCTGCACCACACCAACAACTTCCCGGAATTCACCGGCCGCGTTTGCCCGGCTCCGTGCGAAGCCGGTTGCGTGCTTTCGATCAACGAGCCTGCCGTCACCATCCACGACAACGAACGCACCATCATCGACAAGGGGTTTGAAAACGGCTGGGTCGTCCCCGAACCGCCGGAAATCCGCACCGACAAGACGGTGGCCGTCGTTGGCTCCGGCCCCGCCGGGCTCGCCTGCGCCGCGCAGCTCAACAAGGCCGGCCACAACGTGACCGTCTACGAGCGCGCCGACCGCATCGGCGGACTGCTGATGTACGGCATCCCGAACATGAAGCTCGACAAGGCCGTCGTCCAGCGCCGCGTCGATATCCTCGCCGCCGAAGGCATCGAATTCAAGACCGGCATCGAAGTCGGCAAGGACATCGCGGCCAGCGAACTGCAGAAGCAGTACGACGCCGTCGTGCTCACCACCGGCGCCACCAAGCCGCGCAACCTTCCCGTTGAAGGCCGCGACCTCAAGGGCGTTCACTTTGCCATGGAATTCCTTGGCGCGAATACGAAAAGCCTGCTCGATAGCAAACTCGAAGACGGCAACTACATCTCCGCCCAGGGGAAGAAAGTAATCGTCATCGGCGGCGGTGACACCGGCACCGACTGCGTCGGCACCTCGCTCCGCCACGGATGCGAGAAGGTCACCCAGCTCGAAATCCTGCCGCGCCCGGAGGCCGACCGCAACCGTGTTTCCAACCCCTGGCCGCAGTGGCCCGCCAACCTCAAGACCGACTACGGCCAGCAGGAGGCCATCAAGCTCCAGGGCGAAGACCCGCGCAACTTCTCCGTCATGACCCAGAAGTTCGAAGGCGATGCCGACGGCAACCTCGTTGCCATCCACACCGTCGAGGTCGAGTGGGTTGACCGTGCGCCGAAAGCGATTGCCGGCACCGAAAAGCGGACGGAAGCGGATCTCGTGCTGCTGGCCATGGGCTTCCTCGGGCCGGAAGATCCGGTTGCCGAGCAGCTCGGTCTCGAGCGCGACCCGCGTTCGAACTACAAGGCCGACCACGAAGTCTACAAGACCAACGTCGATGGCGTCTTTGCCGCAGGCGATTCCCGCCGCGGGCAGTCCCTCATCGTCTGGGCCATCAACGAAGGCCGCGGCGCCGCCCGCGAGGTGGACACCTACCTCATGGGCGACACCGTCCTTCCGTAAACGGTCTTCAGCCGAATACGACAAACCCGGAGCCTCCGCAAGGAACTCCGGGTTTTTGTTTTCAATGATTGAGCGAGTGCATATGCTCGGAATCCATGAGCGGTGCGGATTTCAAGAAGAGCATGTCGCAGAAGCTGCGGATGGAGGGGCGCGACTATTCGAGTTCGGGGTGGTATTTCGTAACGCTGGGTGCCGACTACCACAGGAAGCTCTTCGGCGAGGTTGTGGGCAGCGAAATGCAACCGAATGCGCTGGGACAACTGGTGGAAAGGTGCTGGCTGGAAATCCCGCAACATTATGCCCACGTAGAGTTGGGTGCATGGCAGCTGATGCCGAA is a genomic window containing:
- the rsgA gene encoding ribosome small subunit-dependent GTPase A, which translates into the protein MTLEEFGYSAWFSEQIDPETEADLAVARVTAIHKGECEVSNGEETNAAKMTGRMRHQATSKLDYPTVGDWVLVKDFEDEERIARITRVLGRQSELKRKSSGRTTRYQLIAANIDTAFIMQTLGPGYNLKRLERYLVMVNESGIEPVVLLSKTDLLKPEELAVKMAEVEERMPGIRVLPFSNVDQAGLEEVTALFEPEKTYCVIGTSGVGKTTLLNSILGEEDFLFTLPVRESDGKGVHSTTWRELITLGNGAHVVDTPGMRELGNLDVNDGIEETFDDIMALAGACKFNDCSHVQTKGCAVIAAVERGEVSEARYNNYVRLMKEAAFHEQSALDKRDHDKKLSRFYRSVMVEKKKNSGKY
- a CDS encoding acyl-CoA thioesterase, producing the protein MEYVFETQMMVRDYECDLQGIVNNAVYQNYLEHARHEFLHSVGIDFAQLCADGIDAVVTRIGIDYKFPLRPRDAFVVKVGMHKQGRVRFVFDQAIYRTSDEKLIIEAQVTGVLTRKGRPIAPDLFDAVFAAKGWEF
- a CDS encoding MFS transporter, giving the protein MLSDQQRKRAFNIIIVTQCLGMLTSAFFQNGFFLNYFTKLGISSAAIAFLFALPPLVGAFLMLPFAFLADRKGIMKQALAGQVMVVGSMLLMMGAGWGNARWAMGLVVAAILLFSLGGSMQGASWFALLNPIVPKEIRGRFFGRLRVTFQMVTILFSLLITRALGISDAMVTFQIVIGFVLVAHVIRYFTYARIPELEKAHSNGRARHSFRQALASVLQVPGFGQFNSYILLITLFTAGVPIVFGLMQKDVFGFTPAQITLMGTLFLAGSVAGNLLGGWLVDRVGTRIVFLISHVSYAVVILGMLARHWMPWPLVVHVGLCAFLFNMLEATKGIAVTSEMLGLIPSANKSLSTAVSMTLFSFGVAASGMFVSRSISWNILSPQWHMLGREFTAYDSLLLGFATMILLMLASIGLVPKIVKKAQLMPGSGYPRI
- the gltB gene encoding glutamate synthase large subunit, giving the protein MFGMPEGQGMYRADYEHTSCGIGFVANLKGRKKHAVITDALDMLERMEHRGGTGFDIKSGDGAGILFQIPHELFMEECPKQGIKLPAFGEYGVGMTFFPKDERQQAECKDIIERNLKKTELPLLGYRIVPVDNSDLGRDSAETEPSVQQIFIGKPEGMSAEEFDRKLFVFRKYTERVANETVAGISPAGLNIISCSYKTINYKGQLVTAQVPRYFLDLQNESAVSAIALVHSRFSTNTFPSWKLAQPFRYIAHNGEINTNKGNINWMRAREILLECTAFSKEELEMIFPICDVKASDSANLDMAIEMLVLSGRSLPHVLMMLIPEAWQNDKDMDPAKRAFYEFYSAMMEPWDGPASVCFTDGVLVGATLDRNGLRPSRYCVTDDDMLIMASETGCIDVDHTKVKIRGRLQPGKMFVADLEQGRIISDEELKADLCSRQPYQNWINQTMVHLKELPSPADFELKTPDAQTLFKRQQTYGFSYEDIKEIIQPMATGGKEPLGSMGADNPLAVLSDRPVQLSHYFKQLFAQVTNPPIDPIRERIVMDLRTYVGGFKNILTESPEHCRRIAIPQPVLTNEDLAKLIHVDTNHFQTKRLDIVFPANGKPGVLEHTLDRVCRYAEDAIDEGYSIILLSDFACDSDHAPIPSVLAAAAVHHYLIRAGKRGKADLILEVGDVREVHHFATVLGFGASAINPYMALDTIRNMEKEDLLNGLGSDVAIQNYIKSINGGLLKIFSKMGISTLASYQGAQIFEIVGINSAVVEKYFTGTVSRIEGLSLDDIAKETLLKHRKGFPTRGGAQKVLDPGGDYFWRKDGERHLFNPTTIRLLQECTRDNDYAKYKEYCKTVDDQNEAAFTLRGLMDFNSDRPSISLDEVEPAKNILKRFATGAMSFGSISWEAHTTLAIAMNRIGSRSNSGEGGEDPVRYHKLPNGDDMCSATKQIASGRFGVNSYYLSKASELQIKMAQGAKPGEGGHLPGHKVNGWIGRTRGSTPGVGLISPPPHHDIYSIEDLAQLIYDLKNSNRDARVNVKLVSEAGVGTVAAGVCKAKADAVLIAGYDGGTGASPLSSIKHAGLPWELGLSETHQTLVRNRLRNRIVVQADGQMKTSRDLAIATLLGAEEWGVATAALVVQGCIMMRKCHSNTCPVGIATQRGELREKFDGNPDHVVNFFEFLVDGLREIMAELGFKTIDEMVGQSQCLKFRDNIDHWKYKNLDLSPILHKETIGADEGGTFHSKDQNHMLESVIDWKLIDAAKAAIENGEKVSAEFDVINTDRAVGTILSNELTKATEGKGLPDGTIQFKLTGSIGQSMGAFMCNGIELELEGDANDYVGKGLSGGHLAIYPSKGAQFVAENNILVGNVCFYGATGGKAYIRGVAGERFCVRNSGAEVVVEGIGDHGCEYMTGGKATILGKTGRNFGAGMSGGIAFVYDADGDFAEKCNMEMIELEKVHAKKDIADLKSMVETHQLKTGSTVAAGLLEKWDESLAKFVKVIPTDYKRMLSYIEQARDTGEFETEEQIIDAAFDMHIAALNA
- a CDS encoding STAS domain-containing protein; this translates as MGSGNNDNLTAAYIDQTAVIRVEGRGSFKVSPPMKQFIHQVIDQKTASRIWIDMSDCTGMDSTFMGVVAGLACLIKSKPDYSFKLINLSDKNKKLLVTLGVDRVVDFSMSATSEERAVMTHEATGAQTLEPDFANKLESAKTTLEAHETLVDINPDNFNKFKSVLEFLQDDVRNLSHE
- a CDS encoding glutamate synthase subunit beta, which gives rise to MGKPTGFLEFVRTTNPMRPEEERVKDWDEVYILRDEQTCREQGARCMDCGVPFCHRGEMMEGGASGCPINNLIPEWNDLVFRNRWKEALDRLHHTNNFPEFTGRVCPAPCEAGCVLSINEPAVTIHDNERTIIDKGFENGWVVPEPPEIRTDKTVAVVGSGPAGLACAAQLNKAGHNVTVYERADRIGGLLMYGIPNMKLDKAVVQRRVDILAAEGIEFKTGIEVGKDIAASELQKQYDAVVLTTGATKPRNLPVEGRDLKGVHFAMEFLGANTKSLLDSKLEDGNYISAQGKKVIVIGGGDTGTDCVGTSLRHGCEKVTQLEILPRPEADRNRVSNPWPQWPANLKTDYGQQEAIKLQGEDPRNFSVMTQKFEGDADGNLVAIHTVEVEWVDRAPKAIAGTEKRTEADLVLLAMGFLGPEDPVAEQLGLERDPRSNYKADHEVYKTNVDGVFAAGDSRRGQSLIVWAINEGRGAAREVDTYLMGDTVLP
- the rsmI gene encoding 16S rRNA (cytidine(1402)-2'-O)-methyltransferase; protein product: MDSGLYIVGTPIGNLGDLSFRALETLREADLIVAEDTRHTRRLTERYEINTHLMSCHKFNEKQRAEQIIDRIQQGQAVAMVTDSGMPCISDPGSRVVLLCHEAGIPITSVPGPAAVTTAVALSGFGEKGFIFAGFLPHKSGGRKRDLEKWKEADLPVVFYESPYRMLKLLGEIEQHLGSDRTVFVGRELTKKFEELSTGRPAEILARYEGRTVKGECVVIVQPAQ